DNA from Alnus glutinosa chromosome 2, dhAlnGlut1.1, whole genome shotgun sequence:
TAATTTGTTTTAGTAAAATTAGTGTATAGATTGATGGGGTAGTATAAGCTTATTAGTATTTTTAGTAGCctcaaaaaataactttttggcTGTTTTGGTGAGCTAATTTGGTGAAATTGTCCAAAATGACTCCCTTAGAACATCCCTAGTgatctctccatttcaaaatttttaccaaaatttgatgaaaaactCGAAAAAATTCActtcaacaaactctctataatttctctattttgactATTGTTagaatttcactccaaatttggTTCACAGATTTAATGAGcaattgaatatttaattatttctctctcatttcatttcacttttcacttttccattcTCTTCATTTGTTCGGAGTGGTtacttaaaaccaataaaaaattaatatatagctGAAATATagaaatatttggagagtttgatgtaaGAAGTTTGTTAAAggtagtagttaaaataacaaaagtagattttttaactaaaatttggagagctcAATAGGCAGGGGCAGgcggaggggggggggggcattttTACCTAGCTGcagtagaaaatttcttacatgCCTTGCTTGCCCTCCCTCAACTGCGGATCAAGGGCAATCAACACCCACTCATCAAACATCATGCCACGGCAAACGAGTCAAGCAGCTCTGGGACGTCTGAAATTTTTCATGCTGACAGTTGCAATATTTTCAGGTTTTgaggtttattttattttattttattttattttatgggaaaagtacatataaccccctcaaactaccactcaattgtcaatgtacaccctaaactaccaattgtgttaatgtccccctctaaactaccaaaaaatgtcaatgttctccctaagaccaataaaaagacaaaaattaccctaattttttttgaataagacaaaaatgtcctcataaattcaaaaaattaaaactaaaactaaaaaacttacaaaaaaaaaataaaaaactttaaaaaaaagttatttaaaaaaattaaataaaaaacgaataaaataaaataaaaaagaacaagttttttattcttttaaaaaaagcaaacaaaaaataacagaaatttattttttttaaaaaaaaataaataaaacaaacgaaaaaaagaacaaccagtttttattaaattaaaaaacaaaaagaacaatttttttaaagaaaaaaaaaactgaattttttttttaaaaaaaataaaacaaatgaaaaaaaaccagtttttattaaattaaaaaaacgaaaaacaacaatttttttaaaaaaaaaaaacgaaaaaaaaagctgaaaattattatttttttaaataaaataaataaaaaacagttttaattttttattatttttttggaataaaattttgttattttatattttttaataattttttttagtttttattttattttaataattttatgaagggcatttttgtcattagggggacattgacattttttggtagtttaaggggggacattgacacaattggtagtttggggggtacattgacaatgaggtggtagtttgatggggttatgtgtacttttcccttattttattttattttttatagatagGTTTTGAGGCTTAGGTTAAATGAAAAGAGGGAAAAAACGAAGAAGACGCGTTAAACACACCGTTTAAATAACGTTTGTTTGTTTTACTGGTGGACCAAGGGCTTATCGCTTGTTTATTTTAACGCGTCAGTGGGCTCAGAACAAAAAAACTTGCGTCAATGACTCAATGGGCCTACTTTATAAACAAAAGCCCATATACTTGAAGAAAAACACGTCAGATTATCAACACATTAGTCCAAactacccccttttttttttttttccctgagcCATCATCAATCCAAAGACTCCAAACTACTTTAGCTCTTATAATTACAGTACAACACAGCAcaatccaattaaaaaaaaaaaaaaaaacctaaaatataGGTCTCAATAGATAAGGCctacttaaaaaacaaaagcaaatatttaAGTTCTTAATCTAGAAGGAAAGGCCGAGCAATAGAAAGGTCATTTACAATGAAAagcaaaattacaaattacaaattgcgATTTAAACTTCCACAAAATTAAGAAGACTGAAGTATGAAGTCGTTCTTTTAGTCtatcgatttttttttcttcaagctTTCAACAAGTAAGATCAATTGCTTTTTGATAATTTCCCTTTTCTTAAAAAGTTTCAGGTATATAATCAAACTTTAATATTGATTAagcttttatttgtttataaaaatatatagtttttgttatattttttaattatatgaaaactTATAATTGTAGTTAGCTAAGATTGTGGAGAATAACAATGATTTCATTAAGATctctaatcaaattttaaatgagcTCACGTCGAGGTAAATTTAGCATATTTGTCGGTAGATCattgcttaagaaaaaaaaatatgattatcGTTCTAATGATAAAGACCAACTTGAAGAGTGgcacaataaattatatattacatttatatgctttaaacaatatttaaattttgttaaattattaatttatttcgttagttatattttttttagtattttaatcgtttttttttcatttataatttttattttaaaaaaaatcttgacctCCCTGACTCAAAGTTCTAGCTCTGCCACTGTTAGTAGGGATACTCTAACAGCCTCATCTGGTGAAAATTTTTTAGTAGTGAATAGTATTCACCAACAATAGTGAACATTGTTATTCTCTATCATACATGTTCTCTATCATACATCACACAcaacctcattttttaaaaaaattatttaaatggatTAATAATAGTAGATAGTTAAAATGATAAAGTTTCTGGggtactttaaaaaagtggatgactgaaataaagaaaagtaatttttgattattttgactaataaaatttgataaaactaataaaaatgctatatgctttaaaaattgactaattaaatcaacaaaaataaattataaagaaaagtTAGGACAACAAACTTTATACTAGGGTGCctttcaacaaaaagaaaaaaaaaaaaaagaaaagaaaaaaaggaaaaaaagtgtTCTTGTATATTCATCAAAAAGGAGAACTGTGAACAAAAGACTTGGCACACACGAAACCCATGCTAACGGTATAAAttcgaattttaaaaaatgaaaaagtctTTCCGTGACCCGCCCGTTCGAAAGGCAGACCTGCATCGCCTTACGAAAAGGTTCCTCCCAGTGGGGCCCTCCCTTTTCTCTGCGCGCCTTTCATTACAAAAAGACGAAAGAAACCCATTTCGCTAAGCAAAGCAGAAAGAAACAATAACGTCGTTGCCCCTTCAAACTTCCGTCCTTGTCCTTGTCATTGGTCAACATCTAGGATCTAGCCTTCTCACTTCTCACAACAAAACCCCCACCAAACCTCTCAGACAATCTCGTAATTCGAAATCAAAATCAGGGGCAATTCCGAAATTACCGAAAAGTTCGTAACAGACACAGGTAGTATAGTACCAATGAAATAACCTCCCTCTTCACTGCTCACTGGTCTCAAGGTCTGAACCCCGAAATAACGCCCACTCACAGTCATGGAAGACGAAGCCCAGGTAACTAACAACCTAACCACCGAACGCTTCCACTTCAACCACCGCTAGATtcgatttctgcattttttttttgtttggttttaaaaaCTTGAACTAAAACGTCTGTGGGACGCAGAAAATATTGGCGTTGAAGAGGGCGTACGCGGAGATAATTCTGAACACGGCGAAGGAGGCGGCGGCGCGTGTAATGTCGTCGGAGAGGAAAGCGCGTAGCTTTCAGCAGGATCTGCGCGCCACCAAGGACGAGGCGCTCCGAATGCTCCTCCGCCTTAAGCAAATGATGGATTCCAAGGTCCGGAATTATAATCTAATTAATGTCGTTTGATTTTAACCAATTCGCGTTTtgatttttaaagtttggttcTTGGACGATCGTTAAGTGTGACATTGCCATTGGGttcttttcgtttttctttctttccgtTGAACCAAACAGAAGGGAAACGATTgccttaaaaaatatttgaattacAGAACCCAATATGTTCGCAATTTGGAAAATTTCTTACTTCCAGCTTATTATTTAATTTCGATAGTCGCCATCTTCTGGTAAActgttaattttagtttctattttgtTCATTTGTACTTCTAAGATGCCAATACCACCTTTGTGTAAGCAATACAGAAAGGATGGAGTTGTACTTTGGGTTTTGAGCAGGGAATAAGAATGactgaagaaaaatgaaatgccTGTTTTAGATAATATGTTTTGGTAGGATAATTGGGTGCTTAATGGTCTGATCTCAGCTACATTAGAACCAGCTACTTTTTCAAGTTAAATGTTTCTCTGTTTGGTATGAAATGTCCTCAAATATCCAATCATAATGTGTCACTGTTTGGTCTTTTGAGGTATACCTAGTCACATGAGTAATGGGAGTCCACTATGTTCTCCTCAAAattgttttgataaaaaaaatgttgagttTGGTCTGGACACGACCTGTTCCataaagaaaacaaggaaaacaaGAAGTGTTGGCCAGAAAGAAAtctatactctttttttttttttttttttttttccctatttaaTGATGGGAAAAGGGTTACAAAGGGTGGGGGGTGGCTTCCTTGCCACTTCTAATTCTAATGGAAGGAAAAATGGGTATGTGAGTGAGAATGCTTCCAAACACACAGTGGGAAGCGGCTTATTTAGCAACTTGATGTGCACGAAAATTGGCACATCTAGAAGTCTTCAATGCAGTCCACTTCTCAACGAGAAGCAGCTGCTGTTGGAGGTCGGCAATAATGGGGGCACATGGCCAGTCAATGAATAAGTGGCCTTTGTTGATGGCCAAAAAATTTTCAACAGGGAATTGCCTTCTAATATGAGGGTAGGGTAGCCATGTAAGATGGCTAATACCCTTGTTTCTTATTATTTGATGTTTATTGCTTTTATGCCTCTTTCTCAATCTACCTTAACTCTTATAAGAGTATCCCACCTTCCCATAAAACAGAAAGCATTAATTCTTGGAAGCATTCTACATTTCAGTTGTTGTTTACAAATTCGTTCAATTAATATGTTGTTGAGGATGTCATTCATTGACGATGGGAATGGGATCTGCAAGGTCTGGGTTCAATTTGGAGGTCTGCCCCTTTGCGTAGTCTTAGTAATACAATCAAATTAAATGCATTGCTCATCCAAATCCACTAGAAATTTCATTGCATTAATATTTAAGAGGAGGCTTTTCACTTACAGTGCTTGTTCTGGTATTACTTTTTctaagatgctgtaaacaaatAATACAGAATTGACCCGCATGTTCTCCTTTACAGACAACTGAAGCAGATATGACATCGTTGAGCCAGCGGAGACGGATAGAAGAGCTTGAAGCACAGCTCAATGAGGCAGAGGATGTGATAGCTGATCTTAGAACAGAGTTGAAGCAGTTATGGGATGCGTTGGAGAAGGCGAAAAGCAACCAAATGCAACGTTTAGATGGAAGAATCATGAAGGAACATGGATCTTCTCATGAAAACACAGCTCCTGAGCCCATCATACCCTCTCCTTCAAGTTCTGGACTTGAAGCTGTGACAGTTTCCAAAATGAAGAATGCACCATTGGATCAGAGAGTTTCAGTTAATAAGTGCTGTAATACAACTAAAGAAACTAAACAATTGGGTGTTTCTCTGTTGGATAACTATTATGCTCATAATTCTGACTTTGCCTCCATAATCATGAAACACAAGCAGCCTGAGCTGTACAGAAATGGATTTTCACAGAGAATTCGTGCATTTGAAAGAAACTTCCCGCATGGCAAAGTGCCTCCTTCTGGAGATGTAGATGATCAACATTCCCTCGAAAAGAATGAGTTGATCACTAAAGCTATTGATAAGGACGAAAGAAGATGTCATGTATCCTCAACTTGGACCAGTAACATGGAAATGATGAGGAACTCAACTGGAGAAGAAGTAAAGAAGCCTCTGAAGAAGGTCTGCATGTCACGAAGAAGGAAGACTCGATTTGGGAAAGCCAAAGCTACTTCAAGGAAGTCCTGTCCCCGTCCTGGTCAGCTTATGAAACTTTGTCAaccatcttcttttctttcctgtCATAAAACATACTCAATCAACGGGAACATTAAATCTGCTGACGGTGCCTGCACTCAACCACCTATCAAGGTAGACAAAGAGGAAGTCAAGACTGTTCTCAAtgggaaaggaaaaaagatgaaTAGTGGGGATGCTATTGTGTCATTCAGACCTCTGCCTGTTCTCTCCCATTGCAGAACTTCTTCATGTTCAGGCAATGGAAATGTCAAATCTGGTGAAGATAGTTTGAAAGTAAATGAAACCAAATCTGGGATTAAGCCATTGACCCGCTTGGCTCCAGGATTGACATTAATTAAACATTATGCAGATCCTATATCAGGTTCTACTGATCTTACTGTGAGCATTAGGGCGATTAATAAACCTGGACCTATCCAGAATGCAGTGGAGGACATGGAGTTGGTAGACAAGTCTGTGTTGGTAAAACATGAAGGTGATGCTGCAGAGAATTTGATTAATCTGAGCTCTGAGTTGGACGTTGGGATGATCAATGTACCACTGATGAACTCCTCTTTGAAAGATGTTGAAGCATCTGAAGCATCTAACGGTTCTCCTAGTCGAGTGGACAACAATAGGCTTCTGAGGTACACCTTTCAGAGGAAGCGCAAGAGGGAATCCTCTAGAAAGCCGGATGAAAATACTTCTTTTGAAAACAGCACCATTAAGAGAAGGGCTGGAGAAAAACAAAGTGGTGCATCGGAGCTACAAGATTGTAGCTTAGGTAATGGATCATCTAGAGATAGTCGCCGACTGGCTCAGGTTGCGCGTCAGGTGGGTTTTCCTTCCCTCCCTATTGCTCTCTTGATTGTGTCCAAACCTAAGATACCCTACTATGATCTCTTATAGAAGTGAATAATGATTTATGCCTGCTCAGTAATTCTGAATATTTTATAGGCTATGATATATGAATTATGCACACATGCAAGTGGTGAAGTTACTATGCGTGTTTGGCCTAATTAATACTGGGGCAGGAGATGTGGTTCATTAGGcaaattattttgtgttttaacatttttattgaATGTTGgtggaaagaaataaagatcTGAAGAGTTGTAAAAGTTTCACAAGGTGGTTGGGACCATAAGTTCAAATGTTTTTTGGTAGTGCACAAAATAGTTTCTTTCGTTGTGGTAGAATTATAATCAGATTCCTAAGAACGTCATACTGCCATTGATAATACGAATTGTTTATATAGGTGGATGCATTGATTGATAAAATGAGTTTTTGTTACCCAAATATACTATCACTGGTTTCTTTGGCTTTTCGGTGCTCTCAGTGCGTAAGTACTCGCTTGTCGAGTTTTATGTTTATAGATGATTAAGCTTGTCTAatcttgtattttttcttttatgatattGTGCAGCTTATTTCTTTGTCTGGGAAAAGATGGTGGTAGTAATGGTGGCTGTTTCTTACATCCAATGAGGAGAAAGTTGGATATGATTGGCAACACTAACCTTTGCTAGGTGATTCTCAagaaaatgcttttgtgaagaAATCTATAGATGTCGGCTGgctgcatgagagagagagagagagaactagtAATCTGCCATTACATGTCTATTAACTTCTAGTCCTTGCtgcattttcaattttgttctATAAAATTGAACACTCCTGTCAAATCTCCTCCAATGGAATATAGATGTTACTTCAAACGGGCAAGCTCTAATGCGATTTGCATCTTTAGTAATTTTCTGATGGTTTGTCATTAAATGCCGAATTTCTTTATGTACAAGTTGAGGCATTGAAGTTTAGACAACTACTTTTGTTCACAAATAGACATTCTTCTGCTTTTGGATCTCCATACTTTGACTCAAATCTATTTTCTTCTCACTCATGTAGGGCAGGTAATGGTTGCCATCTGGAAGGTGTTACGATTTCAGGAATGGGCAAAAGAAATAAACGggaaattttcctttttttttgttaattttttagtaTAATGACCTACGTGGCATAGTGGATTTTGAATACAAGTGGCACATTTTTATTGGATTTACGTAAAAATAGGGAACAACGGGCACTTCTACtgttaaaaaaggaaaatgatagaaatactcAAGCTGCACAACGAGTACACAACAGTAAGACACAATAAAGTGaggagaaatgattaaaacaacaccaaggcacaacaCATGGGcccaacaccaaggcacaatggaatGAGGCCCACACATGggccccactccattgtgccttggtgttgtgtcattgttatgtagtgtgagtgtaaggatcgCTCCTAAAGTGAGTCCTATACATTGGGTCCCACTCCATTGTATCTTGGTGTTGTGTACATGTTGTGCACTGTAAGTGCAAGAATCACTCCCCAttaaaaaatggagaaatgatccctacactcatttctcataacagtcccacaacaagctgacgtggctggtaatattttattattatttttgttttcttttcttttctttttgtaaaaaaataataaaatattatcaactacgtcagcttgttgtggggctgttgtgaaaaatgagtgtagggatcatttttttaaaaaataaagtgtgtagGGTCCACTCCATGTATGAGGTTATTGTACTATTGTTATGTGGGTGTAGTATACTAatcaatttccttaaaaaattggCTAAAATCAAGACCAAaccgtttatttattaaatggtcaaaatttaaaaagaaatgctaaatATTATAGTCTTATTCCACTTCTATTTCATTGATTTGAGTTGATATGACCGTGTACTGTCatggttttgtgggttttgtgtGGGTTCAATGGATTGGACTGATTGGTAACAATAgcatcttcaaaaaaaaaaaaaaaaaaaaaggattggtAACAATAGCTTGCATGGTTGACGCAATGGCGGCAATGCTATGTCAGTCGAGGGGGGTGGTAAAGATGAAATGCGAATGTAATACTTACGTTTAGgtgtttaatttttgaaattaaaataaatttttattttgttcatgtatttttaaaatttaattttttaaaaaaattaaattaaatatgatttgtttagaaaaagttgaataaaatattatttgtttttaaaaaaattaaataaaatataatttatttttgaaaaaaaaaattaaaatcatattatttctccgtttgtttcgacgtaaaatgatttccgtcgtaaaatggaaaatggtttcagagaagtcatttttcttgaaaatatttttcgcctaaaacatttttcagtgtttggtgcatacagaaaatcacaaatatttttcatattttcattcaatcatattaacctataaaaattaatttttattcaaaacatataaatataaatataaaataatataaaaatcatagatgacgagattcggtcactggccgacaagattctgaccatttttacctgatattgactaatatagccagaattcgagataaaagccggaatccggacagtttcgtcggaatctgagATAGCCGAATTCCTGCGAAAGTGGCCGAATTCCGGCAGTTTCGACGGATTTCGgccatctggccagatccgtccaGCCAGTCAGCCTGGaaccggcctctctggccaaggccggccgggatccagctagatggccggaatccgaccTTTTCCGGCCAGATTGGTCGTtggaatctgggctgaccggattccggcgaaggtggccggattccgttgCCAGATACCagcgacattaaccggatgttgtgGATTCAGATACatgcaatatttcgatggtggtcggctgcttgaacgtgaaggtcgactgtatTGTTTAAAATAGATTAAccgcgtctggcgtcttcggaaaacgatttacgctttcaaaaagcgtaaatcatttttcgaaatttactaagcatttttggtcaaacagaaataatttttcggttgactattattttcgcccctaccaaacactggaaaatgccgaaatcatttttcagaaattattttactccgaaacaaac
Protein-coding regions in this window:
- the LOC133859769 gene encoding uncharacterized protein LOC133859769 translates to MEDEAQKILALKRAYAEIILNTAKEAAARVMSSERKARSFQQDLRATKDEALRMLLRLKQMMDSKTTEADMTSLSQRRRIEELEAQLNEAEDVIADLRTELKQLWDALEKAKSNQMQRLDGRIMKEHGSSHENTAPEPIIPSPSSSGLEAVTVSKMKNAPLDQRVSVNKCCNTTKETKQLGVSLLDNYYAHNSDFASIIMKHKQPELYRNGFSQRIRAFERNFPHGKVPPSGDVDDQHSLEKNELITKAIDKDERRCHVSSTWTSNMEMMRNSTGEEVKKPLKKVCMSRRRKTRFGKAKATSRKSCPRPGQLMKLCQPSSFLSCHKTYSINGNIKSADGACTQPPIKVDKEEVKTVLNGKGKKMNSGDAIVSFRPLPVLSHCRTSSCSGNGNVKSGEDSLKVNETKSGIKPLTRLAPGLTLIKHYADPISGSTDLTVSIRAINKPGPIQNAVEDMELVDKSVLVKHEGDAAENLINLSSELDVGMINVPLMNSSLKDVEASEASNGSPSRVDNNRLLRYTFQRKRKRESSRKPDENTSFENSTIKRRAGEKQSGASELQDCSLGNGSSRDSRRLAQVARQLISLSGKRWW